The following are from one region of the Nitrospirota bacterium genome:
- a CDS encoding glutamate racemase, whose protein sequence is MTNNKGPIGVFDSGIGGLTVLKEIITTLPYEDTLYLGDTARLPYGTKSEETVVKYSIENTRFLLKYNIKLLVVACNTASAVSLSELRKQFSIPIIGVIEAGARAAYRATKSGKVGIIGTETTVSSSAYTKAIREINADIETFGQSCPLFVPLVEEGWIDDAITLSVTERYLGVLKGKGIDTLVLGCTHYPLLKGIIQKVMGDSVRLIDSAEETANEVKEVLNRLWGTELNSVPDRSDRKDTEVNAPVRRYFVTDVPRRFEEQGSRFLGERIG, encoded by the coding sequence ATGACGAACAACAAAGGCCCTATAGGTGTATTTGACTCAGGTATTGGCGGGCTTACCGTCCTCAAAGAGATTATCACCACTTTGCCGTACGAGGACACCCTGTACCTGGGAGATACAGCCCGATTGCCCTATGGAACAAAGTCTGAAGAGACTGTAGTCAAGTACTCAATTGAAAATACCCGTTTTCTATTGAAGTACAATATAAAGCTTCTTGTTGTTGCCTGCAATACCGCTTCAGCTGTAAGCCTCAGTGAACTACGGAAACAATTTTCGATACCAATCATAGGAGTGATTGAAGCAGGGGCCCGTGCTGCATACCGGGCGACGAAAAGCGGCAAGGTTGGTATTATTGGGACTGAAACGACCGTAAGCAGTAGTGCATATACCAAGGCCATCAGGGAGATAAATGCTGACATTGAGACTTTTGGACAGTCATGTCCTTTGTTTGTGCCGCTTGTAGAAGAAGGGTGGATAGATGATGCCATTACACTTAGTGTTACAGAACGCTATCTTGGAGTACTTAAAGGCAAGGGTATAGACACGCTTGTGTTGGGGTGTACTCATTACCCGCTTCTGAAGGGGATCATACAGAAGGTAATGGGGGATAGTGTCAGGCTAATTGATTCTGCTGAAGAGACGGCTAATGAGGTAAAAGAGGTATTGAACAGGTTATGGGGAACAGAACTCAATTCTGTCCCCGACAGATCAGACAGGAAAGACACGGAAGTGAATGCCCCTGTCAGGAGATATTTTGTTACCGACGTCCCCCGCCGCTTTGAAGAGCAGGGGAGCAGGTTTCTTGGGGAGAGGATAGGGAA